One segment of Fibrobacterota bacterium DNA contains the following:
- a CDS encoding tetratricopeptide repeat protein, protein MERGLGMVSGFFRRMALAAFAWAMLSGCRSDEIDKGQACLALGDYPMAQRFFARAVESDPRGYEARLGLGQALLQKAYAENDSSAFAEGLMQLEACRTLRPASDIGGLLSEAWLDRARGLLRSKDTLDALAALSKAIDREPGDPRPVNLAGIVYGKLGDAAKAEALFRKALGLDSADASAHFNLGMIRWQAGDAREAHAHWLAALKALPDDEDILYWFALAEKKLRESP, encoded by the coding sequence ATGGAACGGGGCCTGGGAATGGTGAGCGGATTTTTCCGGCGCATGGCGTTGGCGGCCTTCGCATGGGCCATGCTGTCGGGCTGCCGTTCGGATGAGATCGACAAGGGCCAGGCCTGCCTGGCCTTGGGCGATTATCCCATGGCGCAGCGTTTCTTCGCGCGCGCCGTGGAATCGGATCCCCGCGGCTACGAGGCCCGCCTCGGGCTAGGCCAAGCCCTTTTGCAAAAAGCCTATGCCGAAAACGACAGCTCCGCTTTCGCCGAAGGACTGATGCAATTGGAGGCCTGCCGCACCCTGCGGCCCGCTTCCGATATCGGAGGGCTGCTTTCGGAAGCCTGGTTGGACCGGGCCCGCGGCCTGTTGCGTTCGAAGGATACCTTGGATGCCCTGGCCGCCCTATCCAAGGCCATCGATCGCGAACCGGGCGACCCGCGGCCCGTGAACCTGGCGGGCATCGTTTACGGTAAGCTCGGCGATGCTGCCAAGGCGGAAGCCTTGTTCCGGAAGGCCCTGGGCCTCGATAGCGCCGACGCATCGGCGCATTTCAACTTGGGGATGATCCGCTGGCAGGCCGGGGACGCGCGTGAGGCCCATGCCCATTGGCTCGCGGCCCTCAAGGCGCTTCCCGACGACGAGGACATCCTGTATTGGTTCGCCTTGGCGGAAAAGAAGCTACGGGAGTCCCCATGA
- a CDS encoding serine/threonine protein kinase: MIPRLPKGFTHPMAIGEGSFSSVYRARQQVLDRWVAIKVLHEKDPGLRRKLLEEARTQASLSMPGIPALYDAFARGPQVFLVMEWIKGVSLQALLARGVPRPADRAALATALVSALAELHRRGFAHRDLKPANVLVSVSQTVHLVDFGFAKRIGEGGMSMAGVVKGTPAYMAPEIWRGDAGADLMRADLYALGRVLSELDPGPPWKELAAPLLSLEPSARPESAAALWEAWRVPPPAVFAAGFKESLEKSASEALSRLLLKASQQLLLARRREEAYWLLAECLQEDPEYAEALKLMEAFPQVAGGRFRNRKAWAVGVAAGVAAALAIGYFAGRASERHDRVAAPRPRGETRALLLPGRSARSAEEASRFREVGVGSSGVGSAGDGTLSGGAGRLSGWVFLDPALPCDSIRIDGRLRPARSMSQGLALRPGEHAIACAASPRPERFNLLPFQRKILKLKGGPG, encoded by the coding sequence ATGATCCCCCGCCTCCCCAAAGGCTTCACCCACCCCATGGCCATCGGCGAAGGCTCGTTTTCTTCAGTCTACCGCGCACGTCAGCAAGTACTCGATCGTTGGGTGGCCATCAAGGTGCTCCACGAAAAGGACCCCGGCCTACGGCGCAAGCTGCTGGAAGAGGCGCGCACCCAAGCGAGCCTTTCCATGCCCGGCATCCCGGCGCTCTACGACGCCTTCGCGCGCGGACCCCAGGTCTTCCTGGTGATGGAATGGATCAAAGGCGTGTCCCTGCAAGCCTTGCTCGCGCGGGGAGTGCCCCGCCCCGCCGATCGCGCGGCCTTGGCCACGGCCCTGGTCTCCGCCCTGGCCGAACTGCATCGGCGCGGTTTCGCCCATCGCGATCTGAAGCCCGCCAACGTCCTGGTCTCCGTTTCCCAGACCGTACACCTGGTCGACTTCGGCTTCGCCAAGAGAATCGGGGAAGGCGGCATGTCCATGGCCGGAGTCGTGAAAGGCACTCCCGCCTACATGGCCCCGGAAATCTGGCGGGGCGATGCCGGTGCCGATTTGATGCGCGCGGATCTCTACGCCCTAGGCCGCGTCCTTTCCGAGTTGGACCCGGGCCCGCCCTGGAAAGAACTGGCAGCCCCCTTGCTTTCCCTGGAGCCTTCGGCGCGACCCGAATCGGCCGCCGCCCTGTGGGAAGCCTGGCGGGTCCCGCCCCCGGCGGTCTTCGCCGCGGGTTTCAAGGAGTCGCTGGAAAAGTCGGCCTCCGAGGCCTTATCCCGCCTGCTCTTGAAAGCCTCCCAGCAATTGCTGCTCGCGCGCCGCCGGGAGGAAGCCTATTGGCTGCTCGCGGAATGCCTGCAAGAGGATCCCGAATACGCCGAGGCCTTGAAGCTGATGGAAGCATTCCCGCAGGTGGCGGGCGGCCGTTTCCGAAACCGCAAGGCTTGGGCCGTGGGCGTGGCCGCCGGGGTAGCCGCCGCCTTGGCGATAGGCTATTTCGCGGGGCGCGCCAGCGAACGCCATGATCGGGTCGCAGCGCCTAGGCCCCGGGGGGAAACCCGCGCGTTACTCCTGCCCGGGCGATCGGCCCGCAGCGCCGAGGAAGCAAGCCGCTTTCGCGAGGTTGGCGTCGGTTCATCGGGCGTCGGATCGGCTGGCGACGGGACGCTTAGCGGCGGGGCCGGGCGCTTGTCCGGATGGGTCTTTCTGGATCCGGCCCTCCCCTGCGATAGCATACGGATCGACGGCAGGCTGCGGCCGGCTCGATCCATGTCCCAAGGCTTGGCCTTGCGTCCCGGCGAGCACGCCATCGCCTGCGCCGCGTCCCCGCGTCCCGAACGATTCAATCTGCTGCCCTTCCAGCGCAAGATCCTGAAGCTTAAAGGTGGGCCCGGATGA
- a CDS encoding sigma-54-dependent Fis family transcriptional regulator: MSAATLGPRLVRETDGEIVALTGRLLTLGSASECGLRVPGRKAPPVAGHVLFKAGGYQLQDLSPERVIRLNGGPVNGLQPLSEGDRIEIAGTAFTFRSDAEAWAPAAAKSASPLAELIECVTGLLAEKGPDLFPALVASVSRLLRCDAARVVEEDSAGERRTLARYPAGAGLDRFSRRAIEWAKESRSAVLMQGSDWEDGDSINSLRKNAIGTILCVCLREGEVTALEDDPIGYLYLDRLGGSDPFTEEDRVFCESLGRLFGALLTQRRALARQQESIARLQQAQAGPAPGIIHASPAMTAALDLARKMARTGGNVLVRGETGTGKEMLARFLHAQSPRAAKPFLAMNCGAIPENLIESELFGHEKGSFTGADQRKIGLFEAADGGTVFLDEIGDLPLSLQVKLLRILQEGEINRIGNPNPVKVDVRVVSATHRDLAAEVAGGRFRQDLFFRLSVLDLSLPPLRERGQDVLLLAEYLLRKYLQQFGLPAKTLSQSARNKLLEYAFPGNVRELENVIQKAILLCDGPSIRGEDLQWQAGGNEARKPGALPTLKEARSRAEKEAIAAALDRSGGNVSLAAKLLDVDRKWMMKLMEEAGLSADAYRKG; this comes from the coding sequence ATGAGCGCGGCCACGCTGGGCCCGCGCCTGGTGCGCGAAACCGACGGCGAAATCGTCGCGCTTACGGGCCGCTTGTTGACTTTGGGATCGGCGTCCGAGTGCGGGCTACGCGTGCCCGGCCGTAAGGCGCCCCCCGTCGCCGGCCACGTGCTCTTCAAAGCCGGCGGCTACCAATTGCAGGACCTCTCCCCCGAGCGCGTCATACGTTTGAATGGCGGGCCCGTGAACGGCCTGCAACCGCTGTCCGAGGGCGACCGGATCGAAATCGCAGGAACCGCCTTCACCTTCCGGTCGGATGCCGAAGCCTGGGCCCCCGCGGCCGCGAAAAGCGCTTCGCCCTTGGCCGAGCTTATCGAATGCGTGACGGGGCTGCTCGCCGAGAAGGGCCCCGACCTCTTTCCCGCCCTGGTCGCCAGCGTCTCGCGCTTGCTTCGCTGCGATGCCGCCCGCGTGGTGGAAGAGGATTCCGCCGGGGAACGCAGGACGCTCGCCCGTTACCCCGCGGGCGCGGGCTTGGATCGGTTCTCCCGGCGGGCCATCGAGTGGGCGAAGGAATCCCGCAGCGCTGTCCTGATGCAGGGCAGCGATTGGGAGGACGGCGACAGCATCAACTCCCTGCGCAAGAACGCCATCGGAACCATCCTCTGCGTTTGCCTGCGGGAAGGCGAAGTTACGGCCCTCGAAGATGATCCGATCGGTTATCTGTACCTCGATCGCCTGGGCGGATCGGACCCGTTCACCGAAGAGGATCGCGTCTTCTGCGAATCCCTAGGCCGCCTATTCGGGGCGCTCTTGACGCAACGGCGCGCCTTGGCCCGCCAGCAGGAATCCATCGCTCGCCTGCAACAGGCCCAAGCCGGACCCGCCCCGGGCATCATCCACGCGTCCCCGGCCATGACCGCCGCCCTGGATCTGGCGCGCAAGATGGCGCGCACCGGAGGCAACGTGCTTGTCCGGGGCGAGACGGGCACCGGCAAGGAAATGCTGGCGCGCTTCCTGCACGCGCAATCGCCGCGCGCCGCCAAGCCCTTCCTGGCCATGAATTGCGGCGCCATTCCCGAGAACCTGATCGAAAGCGAACTCTTCGGGCACGAGAAGGGATCCTTCACGGGCGCCGACCAGCGGAAGATCGGTTTGTTCGAGGCCGCCGACGGCGGCACCGTTTTCCTGGACGAGATCGGCGACTTGCCCTTATCCCTTCAGGTCAAGCTTTTGCGCATCCTTCAAGAAGGCGAAATCAACCGCATCGGCAATCCCAATCCCGTGAAGGTGGACGTGCGCGTGGTCTCGGCCACGCATCGCGATTTGGCCGCCGAGGTGGCGGGCGGCCGGTTCCGCCAGGATTTGTTTTTCCGCCTGTCCGTGCTGGATCTCTCCCTTCCGCCTTTGCGCGAACGGGGCCAGGACGTGCTGTTGTTGGCCGAATACCTGCTGCGGAAATACTTGCAGCAATTCGGCTTGCCGGCGAAAACCCTTTCCCAAAGCGCGCGCAACAAGCTGCTCGAATACGCTTTTCCCGGGAACGTGCGCGAACTGGAAAACGTGATCCAGAAAGCGATCCTTCTGTGCGACGGCCCGTCCATCCGGGGAGAGGACCTGCAATGGCAAGCGGGCGGGAACGAGGCGCGGAAGCCGGGCGCCCTGCCCACTTTAAAGGAGGCGCGTTCCCGCGCCGAAAAGGAAGCCATCGCCGCCGCGTTGGATCGCAGCGGGGGCAACGTATCCCTGGCCGCCAAGCTCCTCGACGTCGATCGGAAATGGATGATGAAACTGATGGAAGAGGCCGGCCTCAGCGCCGACGCCTACCGCAAGGGATAG
- a CDS encoding sigma-70 family RNA polymerase sigma factor, translating to MVVVVEEIGVKVQVRVAEMPRDLASEVNSPAFLKALRNGPPVADRAFRDLTVHLRFPLIRFIGRWLRDTEAIEDVMQETFLAVHRSLPRFEGKSRLTTWVYSLAHHKVMDRLSEKYKPGYGVEQAPEHSLDIEAVDPWPDEHAHQTLLIKQVRAAAQGIPDLYREAWHLRDVEGMTGEEAAEALGITPTLVRVRLHRARNMIVARLRRDRPGLFTEAK from the coding sequence ATGGTCGTGGTAGTTGAGGAAATAGGGGTCAAAGTCCAGGTCAGGGTGGCGGAAATGCCGCGGGACCTCGCATCGGAGGTCAATTCTCCCGCTTTCTTGAAAGCCTTACGGAACGGGCCTCCGGTGGCGGATCGGGCTTTCCGCGATCTGACCGTCCATCTGCGCTTTCCCCTAATCCGGTTCATCGGGCGTTGGCTACGCGACACCGAGGCCATCGAAGACGTTATGCAGGAGACTTTCCTGGCGGTCCACCGTAGCCTTCCGCGCTTCGAAGGCAAGTCCCGCCTCACCACCTGGGTGTATTCTTTGGCGCATCATAAAGTCATGGATCGCCTTTCGGAAAAATACAAGCCGGGTTACGGCGTCGAGCAGGCCCCGGAACATAGCTTGGACATCGAGGCCGTGGACCCTTGGCCGGACGAGCATGCGCATCAGACGCTTTTAATTAAGCAGGTACGGGCCGCGGCCCAGGGTATTCCCGATCTGTACCGGGAGGCCTGGCATCTCCGGGACGTGGAAGGCATGACCGGGGAAGAAGCGGCGGAGGCCCTCGGGATCACACCGACCCTGGTCCGGGTACGCTTGCATCGCGCCCGGAATATGATCGTGGCGCGCTTGCGCCGGGACCGCCCGGGCCTTTTCACGGAAGCGAAGTAG
- a CDS encoding TIGR02147 family protein, translating to MSNENKAPDVLHYSNYRTYLADYYEFKKSDSPIFSHRYFAKKAGISSPNYLKMVMDGKRNLTKKSLVKFAVALELKGTRAEFFENLVFFNQAETLPERNVYYGNILRTRAKAGLRRLDEAQFQLFSDWRHIAVRELAAAKGFRPDAKWVAKKMGKAITEKEAEESLKLLAMLGLLKKTANGFAQSDVNITTSDEVRSLLVKNYHHQMIRMAAASLDTLPAAKRDISSITIPIHAKDFAKVKEQIQLMRKELLNLAAEPGVGEDVVQVNIQLFPLTEMGA from the coding sequence ATGAGCAACGAGAATAAAGCGCCGGACGTACTGCATTACTCGAACTACCGCACCTACCTGGCGGATTATTACGAGTTCAAGAAATCCGATTCACCGATCTTTTCCCATCGCTACTTCGCGAAGAAGGCGGGGATCAGCAGCCCCAATTACCTGAAGATGGTCATGGATGGTAAGCGTAATCTCACCAAGAAATCCCTGGTCAAGTTCGCGGTGGCATTGGAACTCAAGGGAACGAGGGCCGAATTCTTCGAGAATCTGGTTTTTTTCAACCAAGCCGAGACGTTACCCGAGCGCAATGTGTATTATGGGAATATCTTACGGACGCGTGCCAAGGCCGGGCTGCGCAGGCTCGACGAAGCCCAGTTCCAGCTGTTCTCGGATTGGCGCCATATCGCGGTGCGCGAGTTGGCGGCCGCCAAGGGCTTCCGGCCGGATGCCAAGTGGGTGGCGAAGAAGATGGGGAAAGCCATCACGGAAAAGGAAGCGGAGGAATCCTTGAAGCTCTTGGCCATGCTCGGCCTGCTTAAGAAGACCGCCAACGGCTTCGCGCAAAGCGACGTGAACATCACTACCTCCGACGAAGTACGCTCCTTGCTGGTCAAGAACTACCATCACCAAATGATCCGCATGGCCGCCGCCTCTCTCGATACGCTGCCCGCTGCTAAGCGCGATATCTCCTCCATTACCATCCCCATCCATGCCAAGGATTTCGCGAAGGTGAAGGAACAGATCCAATTGATGCGGAAAGAGCTGTTGAACCTGGCGGCCGAACCCGGCGTGGGCGAGGACGTGGTGCAGGTGAACATCCAGCTTTTCCCCCTTACCGAGATGGGGGCCTGA
- the ygiD gene encoding 4,5-DOPA dioxygenase extradiol gives MDLSHLKQASAKLGPGEKMPVLFMGHGSPMNALEDNEFTLEWERTAASLPRPRAILCISAHWLTRGSFVTAMEKPPTIHDFGGFPEELFAVDYPAPGDPVLAGQTSSLVKGAEVQADQDWGLDHGAWSVIKRMYPQADVPVVQLSINYHRPPPWHYDLGRELAALRENGVLILASGDMVHNLRRLAFDRLGEAYGFDWALEAQAKFNQLILARDHAALIDYASLGEAVRLSVPTPDHYYPLLYALALQGKGDDAAIFSDKVMGGSVSMTSLRIG, from the coding sequence ATGGACCTCTCCCATCTGAAACAAGCTAGCGCGAAGCTCGGCCCCGGGGAAAAGATGCCGGTGCTGTTCATGGGGCACGGCTCGCCCATGAACGCATTGGAGGACAACGAATTCACCTTGGAGTGGGAGAGGACCGCCGCTTCCCTGCCCAGGCCGCGCGCCATCCTCTGCATTTCGGCGCATTGGCTCACCCGCGGGAGCTTCGTAACCGCCATGGAAAAGCCGCCCACCATCCACGATTTCGGCGGCTTCCCGGAGGAGCTATTCGCCGTGGATTATCCCGCGCCCGGCGATCCCGTTTTGGCCGGGCAAACCAGTTCGCTGGTAAAAGGCGCGGAGGTCCAGGCCGATCAGGACTGGGGCTTGGATCACGGCGCCTGGAGCGTCATCAAGCGTATGTACCCGCAGGCCGACGTTCCCGTCGTGCAACTGAGCATCAATTATCATCGTCCCCCGCCTTGGCACTACGATCTGGGCCGCGAACTCGCGGCCTTGCGGGAGAACGGCGTCTTGATCCTGGCCAGCGGGGACATGGTGCATAACTTGCGCCGCCTCGCTTTCGATCGCCTGGGCGAAGCCTATGGCTTCGATTGGGCCTTGGAGGCGCAAGCCAAATTCAACCAGTTGATCCTGGCGCGCGATCACGCTGCCTTGATCGATTACGCATCGTTGGGGGAAGCCGTGCGCCTATCGGTGCCGACCCCGGATCATTATTATCCGCTCCTATACGCCTTGGCGCTGCAAGGGAAGGGCGACGACGCGGCGATCTTCAGCGATAAGGTGATGGGCGGTTCGGTCTCCATGACCTCGCTCCGCATCGGCTAG
- a CDS encoding STAS domain-containing protein: MLRPKILTAFRGYDRHALWNDVLAGLIVGIVALPLAIAFAIASGVSPEKGLITAVVAGFLISALSGSRVQIGGPTGAFVVIVFGIVQKYGLDGLMISTMMAGAFLIAMGFAGLGSLIRFIPYPLTVGFTSGIAALIASSQVRDFFGLQMEKVPADFFPKWSAYFHAASTFNPWALGMSLASVAVIVLWPRVTSKLPGSLIALLLATAATQLFHLPVETIASRFGSIPSSLPMPALPHLDWGAVQGLVRPAMTIALLAGIESLLCATVADGMIGGRHRPNMELIAQGVANLASPLFGGIPATGAIARTATNVKNGGRTPIAGIVHALVLLLIMLACGRWAGLIPLPALAAILAVVAYNMSEWRTFMELLRSPRSDIAILLTTFVLTVVVDLTVALEAGMLVSLLAFLRQMSESVRIEARASSPGGAEDWSAVPLPKGVEVFDVHGPLFFGAAQRFEESIKETGRKPTAIIVRLRDAGHIDATGLHAIRQLAAHCRHHRMRLLLAGLQPQPRQALEDAGMLASIGADNLVSSVAEAARLLSEV, from the coding sequence ATTCTGCGCCCGAAAATCCTCACGGCCTTCCGCGGTTACGACCGGCACGCGCTTTGGAACGACGTGTTGGCGGGCCTTATCGTGGGCATCGTCGCCTTGCCGCTGGCCATCGCGTTCGCCATCGCTTCCGGGGTCTCGCCCGAGAAAGGGCTGATCACGGCGGTGGTGGCCGGCTTTCTCATCTCGGCCTTATCGGGAAGCCGGGTGCAGATAGGCGGCCCTACGGGCGCATTCGTGGTCATCGTATTCGGCATCGTCCAAAAGTACGGATTGGACGGGCTGATGATCTCCACCATGATGGCGGGGGCGTTCCTGATCGCCATGGGCTTCGCCGGCCTCGGATCCCTCATCCGCTTCATCCCCTACCCCCTCACGGTGGGATTCACCAGCGGCATCGCCGCCCTCATCGCCAGTTCCCAGGTGCGGGATTTCTTCGGCCTGCAGATGGAGAAGGTACCCGCCGATTTCTTCCCCAAATGGTCCGCCTATTTCCACGCCGCATCGACCTTCAATCCCTGGGCGTTGGGCATGTCTCTGGCGAGCGTGGCCGTCATAGTCCTCTGGCCGCGGGTAACGTCCAAGTTACCCGGGTCGCTGATAGCGCTTCTGTTGGCGACCGCGGCAACGCAGCTTTTCCATTTGCCGGTGGAAACCATCGCCTCGCGGTTCGGCTCCATCCCCTCCTCCCTCCCCATGCCCGCCTTGCCGCACTTGGATTGGGGCGCCGTGCAGGGACTGGTCCGGCCGGCCATGACCATCGCCCTGCTGGCGGGCATCGAGAGCTTGCTTTGCGCGACGGTCGCCGACGGGATGATCGGTGGCCGGCATCGGCCCAACATGGAGTTGATCGCCCAAGGGGTGGCCAACCTGGCTTCGCCCTTGTTCGGCGGCATTCCCGCCACGGGAGCCATCGCCCGTACCGCCACCAACGTCAAGAACGGCGGGCGCACCCCCATCGCCGGGATCGTGCACGCCCTGGTGCTCTTGCTCATCATGCTGGCTTGCGGCCGTTGGGCAGGCCTCATTCCCCTCCCCGCGCTGGCGGCCATCCTGGCGGTGGTAGCCTATAACATGAGCGAATGGCGTACCTTCATGGAGCTGCTCCGCAGCCCCCGATCGGATATCGCCATCCTCCTCACCACCTTCGTGCTTACGGTCGTGGTCGATCTCACCGTGGCCCTGGAGGCGGGCATGCTGGTCTCGCTGCTGGCCTTCTTGCGCCAGATGTCCGAGTCGGTGCGTATCGAAGCCCGCGCGTCTTCTCCCGGCGGGGCGGAGGATTGGAGCGCCGTACCGCTGCCCAAGGGAGTGGAGGTTTTCGACGTCCATGGACCCTTGTTCTTCGGGGCGGCCCAGCGCTTCGAGGAATCCATCAAGGAAACCGGGCGCAAACCCACGGCCATCATCGTGCGCCTCAGGGATGCGGGCCATATCGACGCCACCGGCCTGCATGCCATCCGGCAATTGGCCGCCCATTGCCGCCATCATCGCATGCGCTTGCTGCTCGCCGGATTGCAACCGCAACCGCGCCAGGCCCTGGAAGACGCGGGCATGTTGGCTTCCATCGGGGCGGATAACCTGGTCTCCTCCGTGGCCGAGGCGGCCCGCTTGCTCTCGGAAGTCTAG
- a CDS encoding DUF1080 domain-containing protein encodes MIPLLIIPHVAILMVSCADRIADLKGHVPDPARDVGAPPVDGAVLLFDGSHGRAAAAAELQANWQDWPRFTPSDIMFRLVRDPQYPDDTNRVALQSCCNTVWGYDDIQAKVGLYQDCRIHVEWIGMGGYDTPYDIAAPNPNASDPSGPGEPGYINSGVYAASRYEVQIQSWDVSAAKVPGLHDMGAIVDDYAPVANLNRANGVWQAYDITFRGARFKDSVMTEPPFMSVWWNGVLVHDNRKLTGAAAGLANHSGEEHNDPAVYGLKLQSEGRDVRFRNVWIKKLVLEQPQTNPGP; translated from the coding sequence TTGATCCCGCTCCTGATCATCCCGCATGTTGCGATCCTCATGGTTTCTTGCGCCGATCGGATCGCCGATCTGAAAGGGCATGTTCCGGATCCGGCCCGGGACGTGGGAGCGCCGCCCGTCGACGGGGCCGTTCTGCTTTTCGACGGCTCCCACGGCCGGGCCGCCGCCGCGGCCGAACTGCAAGCCAATTGGCAGGATTGGCCCCGCTTCACGCCCTCCGATATCATGTTCCGCCTCGTCCGCGATCCGCAATACCCGGACGACACCAATCGCGTGGCCCTGCAGAGCTGTTGCAATACGGTCTGGGGCTACGACGACATCCAGGCGAAAGTCGGCCTATACCAGGATTGCCGCATCCACGTGGAATGGATCGGCATGGGCGGGTACGATACCCCGTACGACATCGCGGCGCCCAATCCCAATGCGTCGGATCCTTCCGGTCCCGGCGAACCGGGCTATATCAACAGCGGGGTCTATGCGGCGAGCCGTTACGAAGTGCAAATCCAATCCTGGGACGTTTCCGCCGCCAAGGTTCCGGGCCTCCACGATATGGGCGCCATCGTAGACGACTACGCCCCCGTCGCCAACCTCAATCGGGCCAACGGCGTCTGGCAGGCTTACGACATCACCTTCCGCGGGGCGCGCTTCAAGGATTCCGTCATGACCGAACCTCCCTTCATGTCGGTATGGTGGAATGGCGTCTTGGTGCACGATAACCGGAAATTGACGGGCGCGGCGGCGGGGCTCGCGAACCATAGCGGCGAAGAGCATAACGATCCAGCCGTCTACGGCCTGAAGCTGCAAAGCGAAGGGCGCGACGTGAGGTTCCGCAACGTATGGATCAAGAAACTGGTCCTCGAGCAACCGCAGACGAATCCGGGCCCTTAG
- a CDS encoding sugar efflux transporter: MSFSHASVPDSAAIDKTKMNKLSLLARHPEFGILIAANVVLGMAYSLVLPFASLYGTRALGLSPMAFGLFMTANALAGIGISVRLSGWSDTRFSRKTVLLLGGTTGALGYVAYGLIRDPWVLLPISCLVLGISSVAFSQTFALARDLLSRRGVPPGEMPFFINIFRLCYALAWTIGPAIGARLLARWSFGGTYLAAAGLFVVFTLVVAFGVERLPPSEKSKAAAAALPLSKAFRLPGFLAHFMAFVLILSCSTMGMMNLTLLILNVLHGTEANVGAAYSLAPIFELPFMYYAGVLATRIPTARLIRWAALLAVVYYAGLGLAQAPWQVLCLQVLSAAMVAVNGGLAITFFQDFMPGQAGAATNVYSAAARIGSTAGYLLFGALGSAFGYRSVYGVCAAFCAFAWGIMHLRRGFAHSAAPGTASG; encoded by the coding sequence ATGTCTTTCAGCCACGCATCCGTTCCCGATTCCGCCGCCATCGATAAAACGAAAATGAATAAACTCAGCTTGCTCGCCAGGCATCCCGAATTCGGGATCCTAATCGCCGCCAACGTGGTCTTGGGAATGGCCTATTCCCTGGTGCTTCCCTTCGCGTCCCTGTACGGAACCCGGGCCCTGGGCCTAAGTCCCATGGCCTTCGGCTTGTTCATGACCGCCAACGCCCTGGCCGGCATCGGCATTTCCGTCCGGCTGTCCGGCTGGTCGGATACGCGTTTTTCCCGGAAGACGGTCTTGCTGCTGGGGGGTACGACCGGGGCCTTGGGGTACGTCGCCTACGGCTTGATCCGGGATCCCTGGGTCCTGCTCCCGATCAGCTGCCTGGTCCTGGGGATCTCGTCGGTCGCCTTTTCGCAGACCTTCGCCCTGGCCCGGGACCTGCTTTCGCGGCGGGGCGTTCCCCCCGGGGAGATGCCCTTCTTCATCAACATTTTCCGTCTCTGCTATGCCTTGGCCTGGACGATCGGGCCGGCCATCGGCGCGCGCCTCTTGGCGCGATGGTCCTTCGGCGGGACCTACCTCGCCGCCGCCGGACTGTTCGTCGTCTTCACCTTGGTCGTCGCCTTCGGCGTCGAACGATTGCCGCCTTCGGAGAAGTCGAAAGCCGCCGCGGCCGCCTTGCCCCTGTCCAAGGCATTCCGCCTGCCCGGCTTCCTGGCACATTTCATGGCCTTCGTCCTTATCCTGTCCTGTTCCACCATGGGCATGATGAATCTGACCTTGCTCATCCTGAACGTGTTGCATGGCACCGAAGCCAATGTGGGCGCGGCTTACAGCCTGGCCCCGATCTTCGAACTGCCATTCATGTATTATGCCGGCGTGCTGGCGACGCGCATTCCCACGGCGCGGCTTATCCGTTGGGCGGCCCTGCTGGCCGTCGTTTATTACGCGGGCCTGGGGCTGGCGCAAGCGCCTTGGCAAGTCCTTTGCCTGCAAGTGCTCAGCGCGGCCATGGTCGCCGTCAACGGCGGATTGGCGATCACCTTTTTCCAGGACTTCATGCCGGGACAAGCCGGCGCGGCCACCAACGTTTACTCCGCCGCGGCCCGCATCGGATCCACCGCCGGATACCTGCTCTTCGGGGCCTTGGGGTCCGCGTTCGGTTACCGGAGCGTGTATGGGGTCTGCGCGGCCTTTTGCGCATTCGCCTGGGGCATCATGCATCTGCGCCGCGGATTCGCCCACAGCGCCGCTCCCGGAACCGCAAGCGGCTAG